One genomic region from Mesotoga sp. Brook.08.105.5.1 encodes:
- a CDS encoding sugar ABC transporter ATP-binding protein, with translation MDEFILKMEGISKSFPGVKALDSVSFDLKRGEILALIGENGAGKSTLMKILSGVYRQNEGKIILEGNEVRFESPSDAIAHGIAVIYQELNLSEDLTVAENIYLGRESSSWWNLNRRKLRRRAEDLLRSLNFPVPAGTTVKKLNVSEKQLVEIARALASDAKIIVMDEPTATITEHETAILFRLMRELREKGVSIVFISHRLEEVFEIADRVTILRDGSFISSGPTESYTGDRLIKDMVGRRIDDMFPKENLVTEEPVFMVDGLSVSGHFENVSFEVKRGEIFGIAGLVGSGKGAVALAIYGGLKASANRAELSKRPYPIPIRPDRALARGVILIPEDRKTQGLVMPLSITKNVVLPNTELVSKLGSISWRASKRLAEAMIKRLTIKTPSPDQRINNLSGGNQQKVVLAKGLIKSPELVIFVEPTRGIDVGAKVEVYRLMNELANQGKGIIMISSELPEVTSMSDRVLVMHRGRQAAIFERKDINQQNIISAAMGGQR, from the coding sequence ATGGATGAGTTCATTCTCAAGATGGAGGGTATCTCCAAGAGCTTTCCCGGTGTAAAGGCGCTGGATAGCGTCAGTTTCGATCTGAAGAGAGGAGAGATTCTTGCTCTGATAGGCGAAAACGGTGCCGGCAAATCAACTCTCATGAAGATTCTGAGTGGTGTTTACAGACAGAATGAAGGGAAGATAATTCTCGAGGGCAATGAAGTTCGCTTTGAGAGTCCTTCAGATGCCATAGCGCATGGAATAGCAGTAATCTATCAGGAGTTGAATCTCAGCGAGGATCTAACTGTTGCAGAGAACATATATCTGGGAAGAGAGAGTAGCTCCTGGTGGAATCTTAATCGCAGGAAACTCAGAAGAAGGGCCGAGGATCTTCTGAGATCACTCAACTTTCCAGTGCCTGCGGGCACGACAGTTAAGAAACTCAATGTTTCCGAAAAACAGCTTGTCGAGATCGCCAGAGCCTTGGCTTCCGATGCAAAGATAATCGTTATGGATGAACCTACTGCAACAATAACAGAGCATGAAACGGCGATACTTTTCAGACTTATGAGAGAGCTCAGAGAGAAGGGCGTTTCGATAGTCTTTATTTCTCACAGACTTGAAGAGGTTTTCGAAATAGCCGACAGGGTTACGATATTGAGAGATGGATCGTTCATATCTTCCGGTCCTACGGAAAGCTATACTGGCGATCGTTTGATAAAGGATATGGTAGGAAGAAGAATCGACGATATGTTCCCAAAAGAGAATCTTGTGACCGAAGAACCCGTTTTCATGGTTGATGGGCTTTCGGTATCTGGACATTTCGAAAATGTCTCTTTCGAAGTGAAAAGAGGCGAAATCTTCGGAATAGCGGGGCTTGTGGGTTCAGGTAAGGGAGCAGTTGCCCTTGCCATATACGGTGGCTTAAAGGCTAGTGCAAACAGGGCCGAGTTATCCAAAAGACCATATCCTATTCCCATAAGGCCGGACAGAGCACTGGCAAGAGGAGTTATTCTCATACCCGAAGATCGCAAGACACAGGGATTAGTAATGCCTTTGAGTATAACAAAAAACGTTGTGCTGCCAAATACGGAACTTGTAAGTAAGCTAGGTAGCATTAGCTGGAGAGCGAGTAAGAGACTTGCTGAAGCGATGATAAAGAGACTGACTATAAAGACACCTTCTCCAGATCAGAGGATTAATAACCTTTCTGGAGGGAATCAACAGAAGGTAGTTCTGGCAAAGGGACTCATTAAATCTCCTGAACTCGTAATCTTCGTTGAACCAACCAGGGGAATCGACGTTGGAGCAAAGGTTGAGGTTTACCGCTTGATGAATGAACTGGCGAATCAGGGTAAGGGAATCATCATGATATCTTCTGAGCTGCCAGAAGTAACCAGTATGAGCGACAGAGTGCTCGTAATGCACCGGGGTCGACAGGCAGCCATATTCGAAAGGAAGGATATTAATCAGCAGAACATCATTTCTGCGGCAATGGGAGGGCAAAGATGA